A DNA window from Helianthus annuus cultivar XRQ/B chromosome 15, HanXRQr2.0-SUNRISE, whole genome shotgun sequence contains the following coding sequences:
- the LOC110914387 gene encoding extensin-like: MKEEYCPPHEVQKLENEFWEIKQVEGDNAGLTARFKQLSIICQSQGDTPEKAIKKYIRALPECVGDFVEAARLATIEKTYLLAAGINDKRVLAGFFSKDSTKKANQATTQSPDDAALPQDTNKTSRKRKSSSLLIKMPPRIRGHGGKGKGPMRGGPSGQVGPSHRRTPSASFSTSDSNDDWRQSLQPARRSISLRTSPSYHPSFGPPIQDEPQHSHNSQHSHHSHHSHHSYHSLHSHSFHHSGSLDPYSPGQFNPDDYINEPQGYNPLGPEDHFSQDMEMDDDPYPKMPPTETLTHPISISSGSPYEGSPYQGPDSWAERWNTYQWEVTPSFHNSPPQPPLEEPYLQAVTPPPLPVEEPPQQPPQPPPEPPRRMRNARMSVRGGPRFSSPQASSTYPPIPEDPQMGGPSHAVPEDDPPPVTFAPPPPPVGYENPIPTYPASSGYNPLEYPNPTG, translated from the exons ATGAAGGaagagtactgccctccccacgaagtccagaaACTAGAAAACGagttttgggaaatcaagcaagttGAAGGTGACAACGCCGGCCTCACAGccaggttcaaacagcttagcattaTTTGCCAAAGCCAAGGCGACACTCCCGAAaaggccatcaagaagtacatccgtgcTTTGCCTGAGTGTGTGGGCGATTTTGTTGAAGCTGCAAGACTGGCTACCATCGAAAAAACCTATCTCTTGGCCGCAGgaatcaatgacaagcgggtctTGGCTGGATTCTTCTCCAAGGATTCCACCAAGAAGGCTAACCAAGCTACCACCCAATCACCCGACGACGCCGCACTGCCGCAAGACACCAACAAGACTAGCCGCAAGAGGAAGAGCTCGA GTTTATTAATTAAAATGCCGCCGAGAATTAGAGGCCATGGAGGAAAAGGAAAAGGTCCTATGAGGGGAGGACCATCTGGACAAGTTGGACCCTCACACCGACGCACACCTTCGGCGTCATTTAGTACCTCTGATTCGAATGATGATTGGAGGCAATCCTTACAACCGGCGAGGCGATCCATCTCGCTAAGAACATCACCATCATATCACCCTTCTTTTGGGCCGCCTATTCAAGACGAGCCCCAACATTCTCACAATTCCCAACATTCTCACCATTCTCACCACTCACATCATTCATACCACTCTCTACACTCTCATTCTTTCCACCATTCTGGTTCTCTTGATCCTTATTCTCCGGGTCAATTTAACCCCGACGATTATATTAATGAACCACAAGGTTACAACCCATTAGGACCCGAGGACCATTTCTCCCAAGATATGGAAATGGATGATGACCCCTACCCAAAGATGCCACCAACTGAAACACTAACTCATCCCATCAGCATCTCCAGCGGTTCTCCTTATGAAGGATCGCCATATCAAGGCCCCGACTCGTGGGCCGAAAGGTGGAACACGTACCAATGGGAAGTCACCCCTTCTTTTCATAATTCTCCACCACAACCTCCATTGGAGGAACCGTATCTTCAGGCGGTTACTCCACCACCTTTGCCCGTTGAGGAACCACCTCAacaaccaccacaaccacctcctGAGCCACCAAGGCGAATGAGGaatgcacggatgtccgtgcgagggggaccAAGATTTAGTTCCCCACAAGCTTCGAGTACTTACCCTCCTATTCCTGAAgatccacaaatgggtggaccttctcATGCGGTGCCGGAAGATGATCCCCCGCCAGTTACTTttgcaccaccgccaccgccagtgGGTTATGAAAACCCAATACCAACTTACCCAGCTTCTTCTGGGTATAACCCACTTGAATATCCAAATCCTACAGGGTAA